A window of Zonotrichia leucophrys gambelii isolate GWCS_2022_RI chromosome 11, RI_Zleu_2.0, whole genome shotgun sequence contains these coding sequences:
- the LOC135452627 gene encoding C-signal-like, with amino-acid sequence MAGLHVCSLLVTGANRGIGLGLIQHFLRMPNPPQWIFATCRDPKGQRAQELQNLASKHPNIIIIPLEVSDPASIKAAAAKVGEHLGGSGLNLLINNAGIVKLNTLDTETSEDMREIYTTNTIGPLLMGQAFLPLLKKAAQGSPGSGLNCSKAAIVNISSIGGSIASAFGWELMQVTSYRCSKAALNMLSKCQSLAYKEHGILCVALHPGWVQTDMGSAAGHAPPVTVDDSVQGMLKVLSSLSEKDTGTFLDWEGNVIPW; translated from the exons atgGCAGGGCTCCACGTCTGCTCCCTTCTGGTGACCGGGGCCAACCGAGGCATCGGCCTGGGGCTCATCCAGCATTTCCTGAGGATGCCAAACCCACCTCAGTGGATCTTTGCGACCTGTCGGGACCCCAAGGGACAGCGAGCACAg GAGTTGCAGAATTTGGCCTCCAAGCACCccaacatcatcatcatcccgCTCG AAGTCTCTGACCCCGCCAGCAtcaaggcagctgcagccaaggTTGGGGAGcacctggggggctctgggctcaACCTCCTTATCAACAATGCTGGAATTGTGAAGCTGAACACGCTTGATACCGAGACATCAGAGGACATGAGGGAGATTTACACCACTAACACAATTGGACCCCTGCTGATGGGTCAG GCATTTCTGCCCTTGCTGAagaaggctgcccagggcagcccaggctcAGGGCTGAACTGCAGCAAGGCTGCCATCGTCAACATATCCAGCATTGGTGGCTCCATCGCTTCTGCCTTTGGTTGGGAGTTGATGCAAGTCACCTCGTACCGCTGCAGCAAG GCTGCTCTGAACATGCTGAGCAAGTGCCAGTCCCTGGCGTACAAGGAGCACGGCATCCTCTGCGTCGCTCTCCACCCCGGCTGGGTGCAAACCGACATGGGCAGCGCTGCCGGACACGCG cccccagtgACAGTGGATGACAGCGTGCAAGGGATGCTGAAggtcctctcctccctctctgaGAAGGACACCGGCACCTTCCTGGACTGGGAAGGGAATGTCATCCCCTGGTGA